One genomic region from Terriglobales bacterium encodes:
- a CDS encoding nucleoside-diphosphate sugar epimerase/dehydratase codes for MATPDRNFPAESSAVDGSPTWRLGRKLLEALGRAFDRLPASFYGRGVQMALDACLCALALYLAFQLRFDGAVPHSYRVVMWTWILGLALARPLVLLALGGYSGIWRYFNLHDATVLVFTALPPTVGLLVLRYGFTQKWWARVPTSIILIEYGVFLALAAGLRVLRRTTFEASPQSRAQRVRALLVGNDATLPAALRHLGGHRELQVVGLLAPEPGLHGRRIGGCIVIGEPSGLPRLLAAKTADLVLIADARADAIGEVVATATEFGVDVRLLPSAGDVIRGDVRVAAQPAPEAVLNGRAAAASPHPAVLECFRGRSVLITGAGGSIGAELSRQVAALPAARLILLDRDENSIFEISHQLGEASVRPQVVAMVGDIRDAALLRQLFFDHRPHIVLHAAAYKHVPVMEQNCCEAVLNNVFGTRAVLDASIAFQAERFLMISTDKAVHPTSVMGASKRIAEMLVQARALAPEGGTRCACVRFGNVVGSRGSVVPIFLRQIAEGGPITITDENMTRYFMTIPEAVHLVLQAATLGSRGDVYMLEMGDPVKITALARKLIEMSGLRPDKDIEIRIVGKRPGEKITEQLWVEDAEVRATGFPRVLQVSPPSPLSEIASRLGALEQAALNRDEAKVLATLRDLPIGFQRTESARPVVNSPS; via the coding sequence ATGGCCACGCCTGATCGCAACTTCCCGGCCGAATCGTCGGCCGTGGACGGGTCGCCGACCTGGCGCCTGGGACGCAAGCTCCTCGAAGCCCTGGGCCGTGCCTTCGACCGGCTGCCGGCATCGTTCTACGGCCGCGGCGTGCAGATGGCGCTGGACGCGTGCCTGTGCGCCTTAGCTCTCTACCTGGCCTTCCAGTTACGCTTCGATGGCGCCGTTCCCCACAGCTACCGGGTGGTGATGTGGACCTGGATCCTGGGACTGGCGCTGGCGCGGCCCCTGGTCCTGCTGGCGCTGGGCGGTTACAGCGGCATCTGGCGCTACTTCAACCTGCACGATGCCACGGTGCTGGTCTTCACTGCCCTGCCTCCCACCGTCGGTCTCCTGGTCCTGCGCTACGGATTCACGCAGAAGTGGTGGGCGCGGGTTCCGACCAGCATCATCCTGATCGAGTACGGCGTCTTTCTGGCCCTGGCCGCCGGCCTGCGGGTGTTGCGCCGCACCACCTTCGAGGCCTCGCCGCAGTCGCGTGCGCAGCGGGTGCGGGCGCTGCTGGTGGGCAACGATGCCACCTTGCCGGCGGCCCTGCGCCACCTGGGCGGGCATCGCGAGCTGCAAGTGGTGGGACTGCTCGCCCCCGAGCCCGGACTGCACGGCCGGCGCATCGGCGGCTGCATCGTGATCGGCGAACCCAGCGGCCTGCCACGGCTGCTGGCGGCCAAGACCGCCGACCTGGTCCTGATCGCCGACGCGCGCGCGGACGCGATCGGCGAGGTGGTGGCCACCGCCACGGAGTTCGGCGTGGACGTGCGCCTGCTGCCTTCGGCCGGAGACGTGATCCGCGGGGACGTGCGGGTGGCGGCGCAACCGGCCCCGGAAGCGGTGCTGAACGGCCGGGCCGCCGCTGCCAGTCCTCACCCGGCGGTGCTCGAATGCTTCCGCGGCCGCAGCGTGCTGATCACGGGGGCGGGCGGCTCCATCGGCGCCGAGCTCAGCCGCCAGGTGGCGGCCCTGCCCGCGGCCCGCCTGATCCTGCTCGATCGCGACGAGAACTCCATCTTCGAGATCAGCCACCAACTGGGCGAGGCCAGCGTCCGCCCGCAGGTGGTGGCCATGGTGGGCGACATCCGCGACGCCGCCCTGCTGCGCCAGCTCTTCTTCGACCACCGGCCGCACATCGTGCTGCATGCCGCCGCCTACAAGCACGTTCCGGTCATGGAGCAGAACTGCTGCGAGGCGGTGCTCAACAACGTCTTCGGGACGCGAGCCGTGCTCGACGCTTCCATCGCCTTCCAGGCGGAACGCTTCCTGATGATCTCCACCGACAAGGCCGTACACCCCACCAGCGTGATGGGAGCCAGCAAGCGCATCGCCGAGATGCTGGTGCAGGCGCGGGCGCTGGCCCCGGAAGGCGGCACCCGCTGCGCCTGCGTGCGCTTCGGCAACGTGGTGGGCAGCCGCGGCAGCGTGGTCCCCATCTTCCTGCGGCAGATCGCGGAGGGCGGGCCTATCACCATCACCGACGAGAACATGACGCGGTACTTCATGACCATCCCGGAGGCGGTGCACCTGGTGCTGCAGGCGGCCACGCTGGGCTCGCGGGGGGACGTCTACATGCTGGAGATGGGCGATCCGGTCAAGATCACGGCGCTAGCCCGCAAGCTCATCGAGATGTCGGGCCTGCGCCCGGACAAGGACATCGAGATCCGCATCGTGGGCAAACGCCCCGGCGAGAAGATCACCGAGCAACTGTGGGTGGAGGACGCCGAGGTGCGTGCGACCGGCTTCCCGCGCGTGCTGCAAGTGTCGCCACCCTCCCCTCTGTCCGAGATCGCCTCCCGGCTGGGCGCGTTGGAGCAGGCCGCCCTGAACCGGGATGAGGCCAAGGTGCTGGCGACGCTGCGGGACCTTCCCATCGGCTTCCAGCGCACGGAGAGCGCCCGCCCCGTGGTCAACAGCCCCTCTTAA
- a CDS encoding GDP-mannose 4,6-dehydratase produces the protein MRALITGGAGFIGSHLAERLLEQGHRVLAIDDLSTGSIDNLDGLKDHPAFSYRIDTIFNRPLLAELVDSADVIFHLAAAVGVRRIVEFPVRTIETNVRGSELVLELASKKSKRVVITSTSEVYGKATKVPFSETDDLVLGSTYNSRWSYAASKAVDEFLALAYYRERKLPVTILRLFNTAGPRQTGHYGMVLPTFVRQALAEQPLTVFGTGEQSRCFSHVHDIVTGMLACVAQDRTAGEIFNLGDIEEITIKALAERVIALTGSRSSTKYVPYAEAYAEGFEDMERRVPDIRKAGEWFGYKPTRSLDDIIRDVIKDKRQQNGQSDGRATVPAPPFLNASSGKK, from the coding sequence ATGCGGGCTTTGATCACGGGCGGCGCGGGCTTCATCGGTTCCCACCTGGCGGAACGCCTGTTGGAGCAGGGCCACCGGGTGCTCGCCATCGACGACCTTTCCACCGGCAGCATCGATAACCTGGACGGCCTGAAGGACCATCCCGCCTTCTCCTACCGCATCGACACCATCTTCAACCGGCCGCTGCTGGCGGAACTGGTGGACTCCGCCGACGTCATCTTCCACTTGGCCGCGGCGGTGGGGGTGCGCCGCATCGTGGAGTTTCCCGTCCGCACCATCGAGACCAACGTGAGAGGCTCGGAGCTGGTGCTGGAGCTGGCTTCCAAGAAGTCCAAGCGCGTGGTCATCACCTCCACCTCCGAGGTGTACGGCAAGGCCACCAAGGTGCCGTTCTCGGAGACCGACGACCTGGTGCTGGGCTCCACCTACAACTCGCGCTGGAGCTACGCCGCTTCCAAGGCGGTGGACGAGTTCCTGGCGCTGGCCTACTACCGCGAGCGCAAGCTGCCGGTGACCATCCTGCGCCTGTTCAATACCGCCGGCCCGCGCCAGACCGGGCACTACGGCATGGTGCTGCCCACCTTCGTGCGCCAGGCCCTGGCCGAGCAGCCGCTTACCGTGTTCGGGACCGGGGAACAGTCGCGCTGCTTCAGCCACGTGCACGACATCGTGACCGGCATGCTGGCCTGCGTCGCCCAGGATCGCACCGCCGGCGAGATCTTCAACCTGGGAGACATCGAGGAGATCACCATCAAGGCGCTGGCCGAGCGCGTCATCGCGCTCACCGGCTCGCGCAGTTCCACCAAGTACGTGCCCTACGCCGAAGCCTACGCCGAGGGCTTCGAGGACATGGAGCGACGGGTGCCCGACATCCGCAAGGCCGGGGAGTGGTTCGGCTACAAGCCCACGCGCTCGCTCGACGACATCATCCGCGACGTCATCAAGGACAAGCGCCAGCAGAATGGGCAGAGCGACGGGCGAGCGACTGTCCCGGCGCCGCCGTTCCTGAATGCCTCGTCAGGGAAGAAGTAG
- a CDS encoding PQQ-binding-like beta-propeller repeat protein — translation MDWSSQHLIFTAPTSRAALARNAAAASDPRAIHSSLIHHFSLSAPAVAPGRGGAAQRPPRLVTQVDWSVSLGAGNVAPSMSPAKYGADYSTADCTKDFVVFGLNVPGTTGGQANLIAFNNLYSGAGTSLCGMTAPTVLFSYNISTVGGSILTSPFITLHGDRIIFVESTPTAMVLHSLTWHAGEGTSATNAAAPANRCNLDLGPCVCPPLVSCDRTLTLNSTIGSTVSSPFPDYHNDYILVGADDGTLYKVLGTMFDSPSIVWTSPVSGGVLTAPGIMFDGSSNETAVYVGDDSGVLYKVDPSTGAVAATTLTVGGGFPNGGLLDGPIVDNSNAAVFAFSANDGTSAVVVQADPDLNEMRRDQIGTSVANGLTPAVNIHTGMFDDNYFNDPNTGFLYVCGTNDPNTRPILYRFGFTLGTMNSSNDGTLQLTNAAGVECSPLTEVFNGNISAHQDTLFLGLLGGCGVNGCVRDYNLAIPNGTPPPLTLMPTTFLRSVNESGGTSGIIVDNVDPSPQASSIYFSTLGASKRAVKLTQSLLN, via the coding sequence GTGGACTGGAGCAGCCAGCACCTGATCTTCACGGCTCCCACCTCCCGCGCGGCGCTGGCCCGCAATGCGGCCGCAGCCAGCGATCCCCGGGCCATCCACAGCTCGCTGATCCACCACTTCTCGCTGAGCGCGCCAGCGGTTGCCCCGGGTCGCGGGGGAGCGGCCCAGCGGCCTCCCCGGCTGGTCACCCAGGTGGACTGGAGCGTCTCGCTGGGGGCGGGCAACGTTGCGCCCAGCATGTCTCCCGCCAAGTACGGCGCCGATTATTCGACGGCCGACTGCACCAAGGACTTCGTTGTCTTCGGGCTCAACGTACCCGGAACCACCGGTGGGCAAGCCAACCTCATCGCCTTCAACAATCTCTATAGCGGCGCGGGGACCTCGCTCTGCGGCATGACCGCACCCACCGTCTTGTTCAGCTACAACATCAGCACGGTCGGGGGCAGCATCCTGACCTCGCCCTTCATCACCCTGCACGGCGACCGCATCATCTTCGTGGAGAGCACCCCGACCGCGATGGTCCTGCACTCGCTCACCTGGCACGCGGGCGAGGGGACGTCGGCGACCAACGCGGCGGCGCCGGCGAATCGCTGCAACCTGGATCTGGGGCCCTGCGTGTGCCCGCCGCTGGTCTCCTGCGACCGCACGCTCACGCTCAACTCCACCATCGGCAGCACCGTCTCCTCGCCTTTTCCCGATTACCACAACGACTACATCCTGGTGGGCGCGGATGACGGCACGCTGTACAAGGTCCTGGGCACCATGTTCGACTCGCCCAGTATCGTGTGGACCAGCCCGGTCTCCGGAGGCGTCCTGACCGCCCCGGGGATCATGTTCGACGGCTCCAGCAACGAGACGGCCGTGTACGTGGGCGACGACAGCGGGGTCCTGTACAAGGTGGACCCGTCCACGGGCGCGGTCGCGGCTACGACCCTGACCGTGGGCGGAGGCTTCCCCAACGGCGGCCTCCTCGACGGGCCCATCGTGGACAACAGCAACGCCGCTGTCTTCGCCTTCTCGGCCAATGACGGCACCAGCGCCGTGGTCGTGCAGGCGGACCCGGACCTCAACGAGATGCGGCGGGACCAGATCGGAACGTCGGTAGCCAACGGGCTCACGCCGGCGGTGAACATCCACACCGGGATGTTCGACGACAATTACTTCAACGACCCCAACACCGGCTTCCTCTACGTCTGCGGAACCAACGATCCCAACACCCGCCCCATCCTGTATCGCTTCGGCTTCACTTTGGGGACGATGAACTCGAGCAACGACGGCACCCTGCAGCTCACCAACGCCGCCGGGGTCGAGTGCTCCCCCCTCACCGAGGTCTTCAACGGCAACATCAGCGCCCATCAGGACACGCTTTTCCTGGGCCTGCTGGGCGGCTGCGGCGTCAACGGCTGTGTCCGCGACTATAACCTGGCCATCCCCAACGGGACCCCGCCTCCGCTGACGCTGATGCCCACCACCTTCCTGCGCTCCGTGAATGAGTCGGGAGGCACCAGCGGCATCATCGTGGACAACGTCGATCCCAGCCCCCAAGCTTCCAGCATCTACTTCAGCACGCTGGGAGCCAGCAAGCGTGCGGTCAAGCTGACGCAGTCGCTGTTGAACTGA